One genomic window of Mycteria americana isolate JAX WOST 10 ecotype Jacksonville Zoo and Gardens chromosome 6, USCA_MyAme_1.0, whole genome shotgun sequence includes the following:
- the CHRNB4 gene encoding neuronal acetylcholine receptor subunit beta-4 → MRNTYTLFLFVVGSFYFNGSTAADAEEKLMNHLLSPDRYNKLIRPAVNSSQLVSIELQVSLAQLISVNEREQIMTTNVWLNQEWIDYRLAWKPSDYEGINKLRIPAKHIWLPDIVLYNNADGTYEVSLYTNAIVKNNGSIRWLPPAIYKSACKIEVKHFPFDQQNCTLKFRSWTYDHTEIDMVLKTSMASMDDFTPSGEWDIVALPGRRTVNPLDPSYVDVTYDFIIKRKPLFYTINLIIPCVLITSLAILVFYLPSDCGEKMTLCISVLLALTVFLLLISKIVPPTSLDVPLIGKYLMFTMVLVTFSIVTSVCVLNVHHRSPSTHTMPPWVKLVFLERLPAYLFMKRPENNSPRQKLCNCKKTKAENPCMDPADFYKNSTYFLNTASAKKYDMKITETLDNVSSHRDFRLRTGMKFSPEVQEAIDGVSFIAEHMKSDDNDQSVIEDWKYVAMVVDRLFLWIFVLVCVLGTVGLFLQPLFQNHTAAMNP, encoded by the exons GAAGCACTGCAgcagatgctgaagaaaagctaATGAACCACCTACTGAGTCCTGACAGGTACAATAAGTTAATTCGACCAGCTGTCAACTCATCCCAGTTGGTATCTATAGAACTGCAGGTTTCCCTGGCACAGCTCATCAGTGTG AATGAACGGGAGCAGATCATGACTACAAATGTCTGGCTGAACCAG GAGTGGATTGATTATCGTTTGGCTTGGAAGCCCTCTGACTATGAAGGAATAAATAAGCTGAGAATACCTGCAAAACACATCTGGTTGCCAGACATTGTGCTTTACAATAA TGCGGATGGCACATATGAAGTTTCGCTATACACAAATGCAATTGTAAAGAATAATGGAAGCATTCGCTGGTTGCCACCAGCCATTTACAAGAGTGCCTGCAAGATTGAAGTTAAGCATTTCCCATTTGATCAACAAAACTGCACATTAAAGTTCCGGTCTTGGACATATGATCATACAGAAATTGATATGGTGCTTAAAACTTCCATGGCAAGCATGGATGACTTTACTCCAAGTGGAGAATGGGACATTGTAGCACTCCCAGGAAGAAGGACTGTAAATCCTTTGGACCCCAGTTATGTTGATGTGACATATGACTTCATTATTAAAAGGAAACCTCTTTTTTACACCATCAATCTTATCATTCCCTGTGTGCTAATTACATCCTTAGCCATCCTGGTGTTCTACTTGCCTTCAGACTGTGGTGAAAAAATGACCTTATGCATATCTGTATTGCTTGCCTTGactgtgttcctgctgctgaTTTCCAAGATTGTCCCTCCAACATCTCTAGATGTTCCACTGATTGGGAAGTACCTCATGTTTACAATGGTACTAGTGACCTTCTCAATAGTTACCAGTGTCTGTGTACTCAATGTCCACCATAGATCTCCAAGTACTCACACTATGCCCCCTTGGGTAAAGCTGGTTTTCCTTGAAAGACTCCCAGCCTATCTGTTCATGAAGCGTCCAGAAAATAATTCTCCACGGCAAAAGCTGTGCAActgcaaaaagacaaaagcagagaaTCCTTGTATGGACCCAGCTGACTTCTACAAGAACTCTACCTATTTTTTGAATACAGCCTCTGCCAAAAAATATGATATGAAAATCACTGAGACTCTTGACAATGTCAGCAGTCATCGAGATTTTAGGTTAAGAACAGGCATGAAATTTTCTCCTGAAGTCCAAGAAGCAATTGATGGAGTCAGTTTTATAGCAGAGCACATGAAAAGTGATGACAACGACCAGAGT GTCATTGAAGATTGGAAGTATGTTGCCATGGTAGTGGACAGGCTGTTTCTCTGGATATTCGTCCTTGTTTGTGTCCTGGGGACTGTTGGATTATTTCTGCAGCCACTTTTTCAAAACCACACTGCTGCCATGAACCCTTAG
- the CHRNA3 gene encoding neuronal acetylcholine receptor subunit alpha-3, whose protein sequence is MSQLVKVDEVNQIMETNLWLKHIWNDYKLRWNPADYGGAEFIRVPSGQIWKPDIVLYNNAVGDFQVDDKTKALLKYTGDVTWIPPAIFKSSCKIDVTYFPFDYQNCTMKFGSWSYDKAKIDLVLIGSTMNLKDYWESGEWAIIKAPGYKHDIKYNCCEEIYPDITYSLYIRRLPLFYTINMIIPCLLISFLTVLVFYLPSDCGEKVTLCISVLLSLTVFLLVITETIPSTSLVIPLIGEYLLFTMIFVTLSIVITVFVLNVHYRTPKTHTMPVWVRTIFLNLLPRIMFMTRPASDEENNQKSKPFFTSEFSNLNCFNSSETKCCKDGFVCQDTACSCCQYQRMKFSDFSGNLTRSSSSESVDPLLSLSVLSPEMRDAIESVKYIAENMKMQNEAKEIQDDWKYVAMVIDRIFLWVFILVCILGTAGLFLQPLMAGDEM, encoded by the exons ATGTCCCAGCTGGTGAAGGTG GACGAAGTGAACCAGATAATGGAAACCAACTTGTGGCTGAAGCAC ATCTGGAACGATTACAAGCTTCGGTGGAATCCAGCGGACTATGGAGGTGCTGAATTCATCCGAGTACCATCTGGCCAGATCTGGAAGCCAGATATTGTTTTATACAACAA TGCAGTTGGGGATTTCCAGGTCGATGACAAGACAAAGGCCCTATTAAAATACACGGGTGATGTGACCTGGATACCTCCGGCTATATTTAAAAGCTCATGTAAAATAGATGTAACCTACTTCCCATTTGACTATCAGAACTGCACCATGAAGTTTGGTTCCTGGTCTTACGATAAAGCCAAAATTGACTTAGTTTTAATTGGCTCTACAATGAACTTGAAAGATTACTGGGAGAGCGGAGAATGGGCTATTATTAAAGCTCCTGGGTATAAACATGACATCAAATACAACTGCTGTGAAGAGATATATCCAGACATCACATATTCTCTTTACATTAGACGTTTACCTTTATTTTACACTATCAATATGATTATTCCATGtctgctgatttcttttctgaCTGTCTTAGTTTTCTATTTGCCTTCAGACTGTGGTGAGAAGGTGACACTCTGCATATCAGTCCTTCTATCTTTAACAGTGTTCCTTCTTGTTATCACAGAAACCATACCTTCTACTTCCCTGGTAATTCCACTTATTGGGGAATACCTCCTTTTCACCATGATATTTGTAACTCTATCTATTGTCATTACGGTATTTGTACTTAACGTGCACTACAGAACACCCAAGACACACACAATGCCTGTGTGGGTGAGAACCATTTTCTTGAACTTACTTCCCAGGATCATGTTTATGACAAGGCCTGCCAGTGATGAAGAGAATAATCAGAAGTCAAAACCATTTTTCACTTCTGAGTTTTCAAACTTAAATTGCTTCAACAGTTCTGAAACTAAATGCTGCAAAGATGGCTTTGTATGTCAAGATACGGCATGCAGCTGTTGTCAGTATCAACGAATGAAGTTCTCAGATTTCAGTGGCAATCTCACAAGAAGTTCAAGCTCTGAGTCTGTGGATCCTCTACTTTCACTTTCAGTTCTGTCACCAGAAATGAGAGATGCTATTGAAAGTGTTAAATACAttgcagaaaatatgaaaatgcagaaTGAAGCAAAAGAG